The sequence AGGCGGCGGTTTTACCCGTTCCCGTCTGGGCCTGACCAATCACGTCGCGGCCCGCCAGAATCGGAGGAATGGCTTCGGCCTGAATCGGAGAGGGCGTTGTAAAGCCCATTTCCGTAACAGCGGCCAGCATATCCGGTGAGAGGTTCAGATCGGCAAAGGTGCGCTGATTGGGCGCGTCGGGCTGAACCGTAATCGTGTCTTTAATTTGAGGTGCCTGTACAGCTTCCTGAATGGGTTGCTCTTCTTGTGCGGCCATTTCCTGCACGGGTTGTTGTTCGACGGTTTCGTCGAGATCAGACTGGATGTTTTCCAGAGTCATAAAAAAGAATAAAAAGTAATGAAGCCCGCATACGGCGGACGATTCGTCAAGCAAACAGTGACGTGTGCGGCAGACCAACTAAGCACCAACCCATACCCTTGCAGAAAAACCCTTCCCCTACCGAATACCCAATTGGATTTTTGAATCGCTTAGAACAGCGTTGTTGACCCTCGTCAGGAGGAACCATCACCCACAGCCTGTACTGTTTGTACATCCGGGCCTGGCTCTGTAAACCACCTTGTTATGAACGAGTGCGGCAAGAGATGCCGCTAAGAACAGAGAGAAGCCGACGGATGTCGCTTGAATTCAGCTACAAAAGTAAGACTTTTTTTAGTAAAAAGCAAGCCTGTATGTGAATAGTATTGTACTATTCGAAGGTATGTAGTTCGCTAAACCAAGACTAGGCTGCGGCAAGGCGCCCGAAGAGGATCAACCAGGCAACGACGCCCATAAACAGCCAATGGAGGGCTTTGTAAACAATCGGGTGAAACGAAGGGCGCATAAAGGAGCTTGTTGGACATCGTAAAACTAGAACCGGCGGATGACTCCCATATTACGCATTCATGAAGCAGGCGTTATGCTTTCGGGCTGCTCAAAAGCCTGGTATAATGCTGACGACACAGCGTCACGCACCACCCAGTATATCCCGCATTGCCTGTCCCTTTAGTAGGCACTCAGCGTATTCCTGCGCCGGGTCGGCATCGTAGGTGATGGCGCTGCCCACGCTATAACTGGCCAACTGGTTGGCGGCATTGTAGAAAATGCTACGGATCACCACGTTGAAATCGAAGTCACCCTCGGGCGTAACGTACCCAATGGCCCCCGAATACACGCCTCGTCGGCTGGCTTCGAGCTCATCGATGCGCTCCATCGCCCGCATTTTGGGGGCACCCGTCATGCTGCCCATCGGGAAAGCGTGCCGCAGAATGTCGGCCAGCGAGGCATCGGGGCGGGCCGTGGCCGATACCGTCGAAATCATCTGATGCACCTGCCGGAAGGTGTAAATGCCGAACAGTTCATCGACCTGCACCGTGCCGGTTTGCGCTGACCGGGCCAGATCGTTGCGGACCAGATCCACGATCATCAGGTTTTCGGCCTGTTCTTTCTCACTCGCCCGTAGCTGCTGTTTCAACGCCTCGTCTTCGGCGGACGTTTGGCCGCGGCGGATGGTGCCTTTGATGGGCTGCGAGAGTAACCGTTGCCCCGTCCGCTTCAGAAAACGCTCCGGCGAAGCACCCAGCACAAAGCGTTGCTGCTGTTTCAGGAAGGTTGAAAACGGCATCGGTGACCGAGCGCACAGCGTCCGATACGTACCCACGGGGTCAAGCGCCAGTTGTTCGGCGTAAAACTCGATGCAGTAATTCAGCTCGTATACGTCGCCCGCTTCGATCAGCGCCCGAATCTGCTGCACTACCGCCTCATAGTTGGCCTCGCTGACCCGCGCCTGTACTATCGTGCCCGTTTGGCCAGGGATCTTGGGGGCCGGTAGGAGGGTAGTGGGGTCGGTGAGCCAGTGGTGCCATGGGCCAGCACTGGGCTCGTTAGTCTGCACCTCAATGGCATCGGGGCTAAGCTCGACAACGTACCTGGGTTCAAAAAACCAAATTTCGGGAAACCCGAGCCGGTTTGGGTGGCGGCTATGCAGGGTTTCGATCTGATTCTTGACGTCATAACCGACGTACCCAGCCAGGTGGCAACGGTACCGGTCGTGGAAATCGGCCAGCGTCTGGAGGTCATCCTGGCCCGTAAACGGAACGACCCGCTTCGCGCCCGCGTAGAGGCGGGTCGGAAATGGGTCGTTGGGGTAGGCAATGCCGTTGTTGTTCAGATAAACAAGGGCATCAAACTCCGTTTCGGCGGTTGCCAGCAGTCGCCAGCGCCAGTCGGCGAGGTCGGGAGCGGCAAAGCGAAACACGTTCATTGATGCTGCATGGGTGCGGGTTGGCCAGGCTGGCCAACCCGTACCAACTAGTTAACCTTCGTGATATTCAACAACCTGCACGTCGATGGCAATGTCTTTGCCTTCGTTGTTTTTACCAATGCGGAACGACACCAGGTCATCGACCTGGAAGTCATTAAAGTCGCCCGCCGTAACGCTGGTATAATGGAAAAACAGGTTGTTGGGCGGCCAGTTGATAAACCCATAGCCTGTTTTCAGGCTGCGGATGGTGCTTTCAAAACGTTCGCCTTCGGTATCAAACCCGAGCCCGTTCTCTTCGGTGGGCTGGGCATCCGGGTCGGCTTCGTTGGCGGTATAATTGGTCGCGTTGCCGTTGGCGTAGTTCCCGTTTGTGTTGGCATAAGGCCGGGGCGACGGCTCAAACCGGGGGCCATCGGTGCGGGGTTGCTGCTTCACAAACAGGTTCTGGATCATCGAGTCGTTCTTGCGAACCCGATTGTCGATCTCCTGGTGCATGGCAACCGGATAGGAGACTTCTTCCAGCAGGTCCTGCGAGGTGCGGGTGACCATTTTTTCGCCTTCGTCATTGAGGTATTCGAAATCCCAGCTAAGCACCATTACGCGGGTACCAAGGGTATTTAACTTTCGAATCAACGGTACGTAGTCGCCGTCGGCCGTGATAAGCACCATCACATCAAACTGCTTGTAGGTAGCCAGTTCGTAGGCTTCCAGGGCGAGCCAGACATCAATACCTTTCTCCTGCCGATAGCCCTGATAGGTCTTCACGGGCAGGTAGTGCGTAACGACCCCTTCCGACATCAGGATATCGTCAAACAAACGGTCGTAGAAGAGCTGATTGCCCCGCTGACTGGCTTCGTGCGCGTTCAGACGCCCCCGGAAATAGTGGGCATCAACGATCTGGCACAGATGGATGTCGGTATCTTCAACGTCGGCTACTTGGCTGCGGATAAACGAGTGGAGACCCGATATACTGATGCGGCTGCGGCGTTCGTGCGAATAATTGTAATAGTTGCTTACATGAAGAAAATAATTACCATCATAGAACACCCCTATTCGGGTGAGCTTACTGCTTCGCTGGTTTTGCATTCTGTTTTTTGGACGCTATTGTAGGTAACTGACTGTTTGCAGGAATAGAAAATGGGTATGGATGGCTATTAAGTAGAGGCATTCGTGTATAAGCAAAGGATACGTACGTGGGCAATGTTGAAGAGATGTATACTACTATGTACAAAAAGAATGAATCACGATACCTTTATACAGACTCCCGACCCAGCAGCCTGGTCGGCTTCTTTTTTATTACGTTATCAATAACCGCTGTGGCGGTTAATTAATGGGTCAAATATAGCGAAAAAGCCACCTGGCGGCTTTTTTAGGCCGTTATAGGCCAAAAAAGTTTTGTCGTCTGTAAACAACTCAACCCACCCAACACCGGCGGCGAGCCATTACACTTGTTGATTAGACGGTAGGTCACGATGGCCGTCACCGCACTTTTCGGTCTGGTTTGGTGCGCAAAGACCCTGTCTGTTTGTGTAACTTCGCGGCCATGCAACCTGTATTGTTTATCGACCGTGACGGTACGCTCATCATCGAGCCACAAACGGATTTTCAGATCGATTCACTCGAAAAGCTCGACTTTATTCCAAACGTGTTATCGGCCCTGCGCCGCATCGCCGAGGAGACACCCTACGAACTCGTGATGGTGACGAATCAGGATGGGCTGGGGACGGATATTTTCCCGGAAAGCACGTTCTGGCCCGCTCACAACAAAATGCTGGGTACGTTCGCGGGCGAAAACATCCACTTCGCCGACCAACTGATCGACCGTACGTTCGCCGCCGATAACGCGCTGACCCGCAAGCCCAATACCGGCATGCTCACGGCTTATCTGGAGGGGGCCAAATCGGGCCGGTATGATCTGGCCAACAGCTATGTGATCGGCGACCGGCTCACCGACGTGCAGCTGGCCGTAAATCTGGGTGCCAAGGCCATTCTTTTTGTTCCACCCAATGCCAACCCGACCACGCAAAGCGCCGATACGGCTGGTATGACGGAGGCCATGCGGCAGGCTATTGCGCTGACCACCGACAACTGGAATGACATTTACACCTTCCTGCGGTTGCCTGCCCGCACGGCTTCCGTGGAGCGGAATACCAACGAAACGAAAATCAAGATTGAGTTGAACCTGGATGGAACCGGCCGCGCCGATATGCATACGGGCCTTGGTTTCTTCGACCACATGCTCGACCAACTGGCGAAGCACTCGGGGGCCGACTTAAGCATCCACGTCGATGGTGATCTGCACATCGACGAACACCACACCATCGAGGATACGGCGTTGGCGCTGGGTGAAGCCTATCGGCGGGCGCTGGGCGACAAACGGGGAATCAGCCGGTATGGCTTTTTATTGCCGATGGACGAAGCGCTGGCACAGGTGGCCATCGACTTCTCAGGTCGCCCGTGGCTGGTGTGGGACGCCGAGTTCAAGCGGGAGAAAATCGGCGAGATGCCAACGGAGATGTTCTTCCACTTCTTCAAATCCTTTGCCGACACCGCTCAGGCTAATGTGAACATCCGGGTTGAAGGCGACAACGAGCACCACAAAATCGAGGCGATTTTCAAGGCCTTCGCCAAAGCGATTAAAATGGCTGTCAAACGCGATATTAAAGCCCTCGACAGCCTGCCAAGCACGAAGGGGGTTCTTTAACGTACAAGGTCCAACATCGGCTGACACGTGCGTGTCAGCCGATGTTGGACCTCGACAACAAAACGTTATTTCACCCGGATATCGCCCCGGATTTCACCGGCGGGATAAGTCGGCGTATGCAGGTTGGCGTAGAACTGACCGGCTACCATGCTATCAACCTGCGATTGACGTAGCGAACTGGTGGTGCCGGTAATGGGCGAAGTCAGTGACGAGAACGGGACGGTTACCGGGCCGGTGCCATCGGCATTGGTGATCCGGTGCAGGTGGCCCGCCGTCGGGGTGATGCCGGTGAACGTTACCGTGTAGCTCAATACGCGCGAGGTGCGGTCAATGGTCCCGGCGAACGTACCTGAAGCGGTCGATGTGGTTGAGGTCGGCTTTTCCTGCGAACCGTTTAGCGTGGCCGTAAGCTGGATAGGTGCGGGTGGAATCGGAGCCGTGTTTGCGGCTGGCGTATTCTCGTAGCAACTGCTGAGTGTGGCTACTGAGCCGAGCAAAAGTGCAGAAGCCAGCAAACGCAGGGAAGATTTCCGTGTCATAGTCATGATAGTACGATTAGCTTGATCACGACTAAGTAAGCACAAACCCGTCAATATTGTTGCATCACCGGCCCGACTCTGTTGGAACGGTTACGGATTAGGGCAAAATCGTGCAGTTTGGGCGGGCCAACAAATGCACCCGGACAGGCTATCGATTACCCAACGAAGAGTGGGCCGGGTAGGTCCGTTAAGTAGCCAATTAGTGGACGTTGGCTTGTTAGCCACGTAAAGGGGGAAGTCGCAGGTGTGGTTTGCGAATGAGCGGGCCGCAGGAATGGTGGTGCGCCGAACAAGGCGGGGAGGCTGCTTCCGTCGGCGATTTGTGAAGGAGGCTTGTGCCGAGACCGACACACAACACAAATCACGTAGGAAAGGGCACTTCGTCTAGCCGTTCAGTCGATACGTGTAGTGATTCCGTATCTTATCGCGGGTACGCTTGAGGCGCATTTTTACGGCGCTATCCTTGAGGTTGAACTTCTCGGCGATCTCCTTGATGTCGAGATCTTCTTCGTATTTCAACTTCAGGAGCATTGCTTCATCGGAGGAGACCGTCTGGATGGCCATGTTGAGCGTCTGGATTTGCTCTTCACGGTGGTCATATTCTACCTCATCGGCAATGTAATGCTCCATCTCTTCGTCGATCATCACCATTGAAAGCCGCTGGCTTTGCCGGATCTGATCCATGCAATAGTTGTAGGAGATGGAATACAACCAGGTGGAAAAAGTAGATCGTTCTTTGAAGTTTCCCAGATTTGAGTGAACGCGGATGAAGATGTCGTGCATGTAATCTTCTGCTTTGGCCGAACATTTCGTTAGGGAGAAGCAGCGGCGGTATACCTTATTCGAATACCGCTGGTAAAGCGTTTCAAAGTACTGATTCTTACGTGTCGCCAGATACATCCGTATCAGCTCCTCGTCTTTCGTGGTTGAGGCTGTCATGAGTACATACTACTAATTGGGTTAACTGGTTAGAGTGATATGGGTTATCTGGGCGCATGCAAAATGTAACGGTTTGTTTACCAAACTTATGAATTTCCGGGTAAGTGAAAAAGTTCAAAGCGAACTTTAACTCACTATTTATAATGGCTTTAGTTTACCCGGCTAGTCAAAATGTATGGCTACATGAAGGGACAAACGGGTCGACTTAACCCCGGGAGGTTCGGTCAACGGCCGCGCTGCAATCATAACCTTTCAGACTTTACACCACTAACATATGTCACAAAGAATTTTTACTCAATATGACTTTTTCGGGGGAGACGGTTTTGTCGCCAACCGTAACGCTAAAACTAAGTAGAACACAGATGGCCCCTCGTTACTTCTGTAGGCACCCGGGAAGGCATCTGCGGCTATCGGGAAGGGGCTGATTGGTTCGCTCGCTCAACTGACGCTGTATGAAAAAAATAGGAATTACCGGTGGGATTGGCTCGGGTAAAAGCACCGTATGCCGCGTATTCAGTATACTCAACGTGCCGGTTTATGAGGCGGATGAGCGCGCCAAGTGGCTCACCAACCACGACCCCATCCTGAAGGCCGATATCGTCCGGCTGCTGGGCCCCAACGCGTATGACGCCGCCGGGCAATACAACCGGGCGTTTGTAGCCGCACAGGTCTTCACCAACCCCGATTTGCTCAAGCAACTCAATACGCTGATCCATCCGCGCGTGTTCGCTGACACGGCCCGTTGGGTCGACGAGCATGAGCAGTATCCGTATGTGCTCAAAGAGGCGGCTCTGATGAACGCTGCTGGTGATGGCAATGATCTTGATGCGGTGGTGGTGGTCACAGCGCCGGAACCGCTGCGCGTAGCCCGGATTCGGCAGCGCGACCCGCAACGGTCGACTACCGAAATACAGGCGATCATCGACCGGCAGATCAGCGAAGAGGCCCGCCTTAAGCTGGCCGACTTTGTGCTGGTCAACGACGAAGCGAACCTGCTCCTGCCGCAGATTCTCCGCCTGCACGAGCTGTTCCTGGGCAAAGCCACAGTCGTGTGATGCGGCGTGATTGGCGTTGTGGCCTGCTTAGTTTAGCGCACTCAGCTTATCGGTATCAATGGCTTCCAGCGCGCTTTTGAGCTTCTCCATCGAGACGCCATTCCCTTTGGCCGTCACGACGTACCGATTCTTGACAACCATCGCGATCTCGCCCGATTTGCTGCTGGTGGTGTACTTCTCGTAGCATTTGTTGTCGCCCATCTTGGTCGTTCGCTCGTAGCCATCTTCGGTTTCCT comes from Fibrella aestuarina BUZ 2 and encodes:
- a CDS encoding anthranilate synthase component I family protein, coding for MNVFRFAAPDLADWRWRLLATAETEFDALVYLNNNGIAYPNDPFPTRLYAGAKRVVPFTGQDDLQTLADFHDRYRCHLAGYVGYDVKNQIETLHSRHPNRLGFPEIWFFEPRYVVELSPDAIEVQTNEPSAGPWHHWLTDPTTLLPAPKIPGQTGTIVQARVSEANYEAVVQQIRALIEAGDVYELNYCIEFYAEQLALDPVGTYRTLCARSPMPFSTFLKQQQRFVLGASPERFLKRTGQRLLSQPIKGTIRRGQTSAEDEALKQQLRASEKEQAENLMIVDLVRNDLARSAQTGTVQVDELFGIYTFRQVHQMISTVSATARPDASLADILRHAFPMGSMTGAPKMRAMERIDELEASRRGVYSGAIGYVTPEGDFDFNVVIRSIFYNAANQLASYSVGSAITYDADPAQEYAECLLKGQAMRDILGGA
- a CDS encoding NYN domain-containing protein, whose protein sequence is MQNQRSSKLTRIGVFYDGNYFLHVSNYYNYSHERRSRISISGLHSFIRSQVADVEDTDIHLCQIVDAHYFRGRLNAHEASQRGNQLFYDRLFDDILMSEGVVTHYLPVKTYQGYRQEKGIDVWLALEAYELATYKQFDVMVLITADGDYVPLIRKLNTLGTRVMVLSWDFEYLNDEGEKMVTRTSQDLLEEVSYPVAMHQEIDNRVRKNDSMIQNLFVKQQPRTDGPRFEPSPRPYANTNGNYANGNATNYTANEADPDAQPTEENGLGFDTEGERFESTIRSLKTGYGFINWPPNNLFFHYTSVTAGDFNDFQVDDLVSFRIGKNNEGKDIAIDVQVVEYHEG
- the hisB gene encoding bifunctional histidinol-phosphatase/imidazoleglycerol-phosphate dehydratase HisB, whose translation is MQPVLFIDRDGTLIIEPQTDFQIDSLEKLDFIPNVLSALRRIAEETPYELVMVTNQDGLGTDIFPESTFWPAHNKMLGTFAGENIHFADQLIDRTFAADNALTRKPNTGMLTAYLEGAKSGRYDLANSYVIGDRLTDVQLAVNLGAKAILFVPPNANPTTQSADTAGMTEAMRQAIALTTDNWNDIYTFLRLPARTASVERNTNETKIKIELNLDGTGRADMHTGLGFFDHMLDQLAKHSGADLSIHVDGDLHIDEHHTIEDTALALGEAYRRALGDKRGISRYGFLLPMDEALAQVAIDFSGRPWLVWDAEFKREKIGEMPTEMFFHFFKSFADTAQANVNIRVEGDNEHHKIEAIFKAFAKAIKMAVKRDIKALDSLPSTKGVL
- a CDS encoding CHRD domain-containing protein, producing MTMTRKSSLRLLASALLLGSVATLSSCYENTPAANTAPIPPAPIQLTATLNGSQEKPTSTTSTASGTFAGTIDRTSRVLSYTVTFTGITPTAGHLHRITNADGTGPVTVPFSSLTSPITGTTSSLRQSQVDSMVAGQFYANLHTPTYPAGEIRGDIRVK
- a CDS encoding RNA polymerase sigma factor — encoded protein: MTASTTKDEELIRMYLATRKNQYFETLYQRYSNKVYRRCFSLTKCSAKAEDYMHDIFIRVHSNLGNFKERSTFSTWLYSISYNYCMDQIRQSQRLSMVMIDEEMEHYIADEVEYDHREEQIQTLNMAIQTVSSDEAMLLKLKYEEDLDIKEIAEKFNLKDSAVKMRLKRTRDKIRNHYTYRLNG
- the coaE gene encoding dephospho-CoA kinase (Dephospho-CoA kinase (CoaE) performs the final step in coenzyme A biosynthesis.), with translation MKKIGITGGIGSGKSTVCRVFSILNVPVYEADERAKWLTNHDPILKADIVRLLGPNAYDAAGQYNRAFVAAQVFTNPDLLKQLNTLIHPRVFADTARWVDEHEQYPYVLKEAALMNAAGDGNDLDAVVVVTAPEPLRVARIRQRDPQRSTTEIQAIIDRQISEEARLKLADFVLVNDEANLLLPQILRLHELFLGKATVV